Proteins encoded in a region of the Augochlora pura isolate Apur16 chromosome 4, APUR_v2.2.1, whole genome shotgun sequence genome:
- the Pax gene encoding paxillin isoform X4, which translates to MDDLDALLADLQNTVSSEGNHVGSNATPGYGSLNGARTGAYRSYDNRTSPLPAQSPTYQNREAIEETIGKSSAGGKMPSLNNNLSELDTLLQDLSNAHYNSHYQERENRVSSGGMNGDSSPMLRSPSSMSASRPTVDSLLEELSTAVPNGDYPSDGRVKVTIQETSTEIQPVYEGYPSRQGSLNRSEAQRGYTNGHTASNATKELDDLMASLSDFKINSGSHQHQTVTESPYAKPNKATKSSQSPLPPEGTQTRIHITETHTTHHYQQQHGEPYPPQPAAQHKQNQLDSMLGNLQADMSRQGVNTTQKGCCSACEKPIVGQVITALGKTWHPEHFTCTHCNQELGTRNFFEREGQPYCESDYHNLFSPRCAYCNGPILDKCVTALEKTWHTEHFFCAQCGKQFGEEGFHERDGKPYCREDYFDMFAPKCGGCNRAIMENYISALNSQWHPDCFVCRDCRQKFQGGSFFDHEGLPYCETHYHAKRGSLCAGCHKPITGRCITAMFRKFHPQHFVCAFCLKQLNKGTFKEQNDKPYCHGCFDKLFG; encoded by the exons atggatgACTTAG ATGCGCTACTGGCAGACCTGCAGAACACAGTGTCGTCGGAGGGAAACCACGTCGGTAGCAATGCGACGCCAGGTTACGGATCATTGAACGGCGCTCGAACCGGCGCGTATAGATCTTACGACAATCGCACGTCCCCACTTCCGGCGCAATCG CCGACCTATCAGAACCGGGAGGCCATCGAGGAGACAATCGGGAAAAGCAGCGCCGGAGGGAAGATGCCCTCGTTGAACAACAACCTATCGGAGCTGGACACTCTGCTCCAAGACCTCAGCAATGCTCATTACAACTCGCATTATCAAGAAAGAG AGAACCGCGTTTCCTCCGGCGGAATGAACGGAGACTCTAGTCCGATGCTTCGATCTCCGAGCAGCATGTCCGCTTCGAGGCCAACCGTGGACTCTTTGCTCGAGGAGCTAAGCACCGCGGTGCCCAATGG AGATTACCCTTCCGACGGAAGAGTGAAAGTTACCATTCAGGAGACGTCCACCGAGATTCAACCTGTCTACGAAGGCTACCCTTCGAGACAGGGCTCGTTAAATCGGTCCGAGGCGCAGAGAGGATACACGAATGGCCATACTGCCAGCAACGCTACCAAGGAGCTCGATGATCTCATGGCTTCCTTGTCCGATTTCAAG ATCAATAGTGGATCCCATCAGCATCAGACGGTAACCGAATCCCCGTACGCGAAGCCGAACAAAGCCACCAAGAGCTCGCAGAGTCCGCTGCCACCCGAGGGCACGCAGACCAGGATCCACATCACCGAGACCCACACCACCCATCACTACCAGCAGCAACACGGAGAGCCTTATCCCCCGCAGCCGGCTGCTCAACACAAACAGAACCAGTTGGATTCTATGCTAGGAAATCTTCAGGCAGACATGAGTCGTCAAGGTGTCAACACCACTCAGAAGGGATGCTGCAGCGCCTGCGAGAAGCCGATTGTGGGACAA GTGATCACTGCCCTAGGGAAAACGTGGCATCCGGAGCACTTCACTTGCACCCATTGCAATCAAGAGCTGGGCACGAGGAACTTCTTCGAGAGGGAAGGTCAACCGTACTGCGAGTCCGACTACCATAATCTCTTCTCGCCCCGTTGCGCTTACTGCAACGGCCCAATTCTGGAC aaatGCGTGACTGCTCTGGAGAAGACCTGGCACACGGAACATTTCTTCTGTGCCCAGTGTGGCAAGCAATTTGGGGAGGAAGGTTTCCACGAGCGAGACGGGAAACCATACTGCAGGGAAGACTATTTCGACATGTTCGCGCCTAAGTGCGGCGGCTGCAACCGCGCCATCATGGAGAATTATATTTCCGCGTTGAACAGTCAGTGGCATCCTGACTGCTTTGTCTGCAGG gACTGCAGACAAAAGTTTCAAGGAGGTTCATTCTTTGATCATGAAGGCCTACCATACTGTGAGACACACTATCATGCCAAGAGAGGGTCCTTGTGCGCAGGATGCCACAAACCAATTACAG GTCGTTGCATAACAGCGATGTTCCGGAAGTTCCATCCGCAGCACTTTGTTTGCGCGTTCTGCCTGAAACAATTGAACAAAGGTACCTTCAAAGAACAAAACGACAAGCCCTACTGCCATGGATGTTTCGACAAGTTATTTGGCTAG
- the Pax gene encoding paxillin isoform X2 → MAMDRSMYGKVDPGAIYQPYKITVKKGLPPGYALLADLQNTVSSEGNHVGSNATPGYGSLNGARTGAYRSYDNRTSPLPAQSPTYQNREAIEETIGKSSAGGKMPSLNNNLSELDTLLQDLSNAHYNSHYQERENRVSSGGMNGDSSPMLRSPSSMSASRPTVDSLLEELSTAVPNGDYPSDGRVKVTIQETSTEIQPVYEGYPSRQGSLNRSEAQRGYTNGHTASNATKELDDLMASLSDFKINSGSHQHQTVTESPYAKPNKATKSSQSPLPPEGTQTRIHITETHTTHHYQQQHGEPYPPQPAAQHKQNQLDSMLGNLQADMSRQGVNTTQKGCCSACEKPIVGQVITALGKTWHPEHFTCTHCNQELGTRNFFEREGQPYCESDYHNLFSPRCAYCNGPILDKCVTALEKTWHTEHFFCAQCGKQFGEEGFHERDGKPYCREDYFDMFAPKCGGCNRAIMENYISALNSQWHPDCFVCRDCRQKFQGGSFFDHEGLPYCETHYHAKRGSLCAGCHKPITGRCITAMFRKFHPQHFVCAFCLKQLNKGTFKEQNDKPYCHGCFDKLFG, encoded by the exons ATGGCAATGGATAGAAGCATGTACGGAAAGGTAGACCCGGGCGCTATTTATCAGCCCTACAAAATCACCGTAAAAAAGGGATTGCCACCTGGAT ATGCGCTACTGGCAGACCTGCAGAACACAGTGTCGTCGGAGGGAAACCACGTCGGTAGCAATGCGACGCCAGGTTACGGATCATTGAACGGCGCTCGAACCGGCGCGTATAGATCTTACGACAATCGCACGTCCCCACTTCCGGCGCAATCG CCGACCTATCAGAACCGGGAGGCCATCGAGGAGACAATCGGGAAAAGCAGCGCCGGAGGGAAGATGCCCTCGTTGAACAACAACCTATCGGAGCTGGACACTCTGCTCCAAGACCTCAGCAATGCTCATTACAACTCGCATTATCAAGAAAGAG AGAACCGCGTTTCCTCCGGCGGAATGAACGGAGACTCTAGTCCGATGCTTCGATCTCCGAGCAGCATGTCCGCTTCGAGGCCAACCGTGGACTCTTTGCTCGAGGAGCTAAGCACCGCGGTGCCCAATGG AGATTACCCTTCCGACGGAAGAGTGAAAGTTACCATTCAGGAGACGTCCACCGAGATTCAACCTGTCTACGAAGGCTACCCTTCGAGACAGGGCTCGTTAAATCGGTCCGAGGCGCAGAGAGGATACACGAATGGCCATACTGCCAGCAACGCTACCAAGGAGCTCGATGATCTCATGGCTTCCTTGTCCGATTTCAAG ATCAATAGTGGATCCCATCAGCATCAGACGGTAACCGAATCCCCGTACGCGAAGCCGAACAAAGCCACCAAGAGCTCGCAGAGTCCGCTGCCACCCGAGGGCACGCAGACCAGGATCCACATCACCGAGACCCACACCACCCATCACTACCAGCAGCAACACGGAGAGCCTTATCCCCCGCAGCCGGCTGCTCAACACAAACAGAACCAGTTGGATTCTATGCTAGGAAATCTTCAGGCAGACATGAGTCGTCAAGGTGTCAACACCACTCAGAAGGGATGCTGCAGCGCCTGCGAGAAGCCGATTGTGGGACAA GTGATCACTGCCCTAGGGAAAACGTGGCATCCGGAGCACTTCACTTGCACCCATTGCAATCAAGAGCTGGGCACGAGGAACTTCTTCGAGAGGGAAGGTCAACCGTACTGCGAGTCCGACTACCATAATCTCTTCTCGCCCCGTTGCGCTTACTGCAACGGCCCAATTCTGGAC aaatGCGTGACTGCTCTGGAGAAGACCTGGCACACGGAACATTTCTTCTGTGCCCAGTGTGGCAAGCAATTTGGGGAGGAAGGTTTCCACGAGCGAGACGGGAAACCATACTGCAGGGAAGACTATTTCGACATGTTCGCGCCTAAGTGCGGCGGCTGCAACCGCGCCATCATGGAGAATTATATTTCCGCGTTGAACAGTCAGTGGCATCCTGACTGCTTTGTCTGCAGG gACTGCAGACAAAAGTTTCAAGGAGGTTCATTCTTTGATCATGAAGGCCTACCATACTGTGAGACACACTATCATGCCAAGAGAGGGTCCTTGTGCGCAGGATGCCACAAACCAATTACAG GTCGTTGCATAACAGCGATGTTCCGGAAGTTCCATCCGCAGCACTTTGTTTGCGCGTTCTGCCTGAAACAATTGAACAAAGGTACCTTCAAAGAACAAAACGACAAGCCCTACTGCCATGGATGTTTCGACAAGTTATTTGGCTAG
- the Pax gene encoding paxillin isoform X5, whose amino-acid sequence MTDALLADLQNTVSSEGNHVGSNATPGYGSLNGARTGAYRSYDNRTSPLPAQSPTYQNREAIEETIGKSSAGGKMPSLNNNLSELDTLLQDLSNAHYNSHYQERENRVSSGGMNGDSSPMLRSPSSMSASRPTVDSLLEELSTAVPNGDYPSDGRVKVTIQETSTEIQPVYEGYPSRQGSLNRSEAQRGYTNGHTASNATKELDDLMASLSDFKINSGSHQHQTVTESPYAKPNKATKSSQSPLPPEGTQTRIHITETHTTHHYQQQHGEPYPPQPAAQHKQNQLDSMLGNLQADMSRQGVNTTQKGCCSACEKPIVGQVITALGKTWHPEHFTCTHCNQELGTRNFFEREGQPYCESDYHNLFSPRCAYCNGPILDKCVTALEKTWHTEHFFCAQCGKQFGEEGFHERDGKPYCREDYFDMFAPKCGGCNRAIMENYISALNSQWHPDCFVCRDCRQKFQGGSFFDHEGLPYCETHYHAKRGSLCAGCHKPITGRCITAMFRKFHPQHFVCAFCLKQLNKGTFKEQNDKPYCHGCFDKLFG is encoded by the exons ATGACCG ATGCGCTACTGGCAGACCTGCAGAACACAGTGTCGTCGGAGGGAAACCACGTCGGTAGCAATGCGACGCCAGGTTACGGATCATTGAACGGCGCTCGAACCGGCGCGTATAGATCTTACGACAATCGCACGTCCCCACTTCCGGCGCAATCG CCGACCTATCAGAACCGGGAGGCCATCGAGGAGACAATCGGGAAAAGCAGCGCCGGAGGGAAGATGCCCTCGTTGAACAACAACCTATCGGAGCTGGACACTCTGCTCCAAGACCTCAGCAATGCTCATTACAACTCGCATTATCAAGAAAGAG AGAACCGCGTTTCCTCCGGCGGAATGAACGGAGACTCTAGTCCGATGCTTCGATCTCCGAGCAGCATGTCCGCTTCGAGGCCAACCGTGGACTCTTTGCTCGAGGAGCTAAGCACCGCGGTGCCCAATGG AGATTACCCTTCCGACGGAAGAGTGAAAGTTACCATTCAGGAGACGTCCACCGAGATTCAACCTGTCTACGAAGGCTACCCTTCGAGACAGGGCTCGTTAAATCGGTCCGAGGCGCAGAGAGGATACACGAATGGCCATACTGCCAGCAACGCTACCAAGGAGCTCGATGATCTCATGGCTTCCTTGTCCGATTTCAAG ATCAATAGTGGATCCCATCAGCATCAGACGGTAACCGAATCCCCGTACGCGAAGCCGAACAAAGCCACCAAGAGCTCGCAGAGTCCGCTGCCACCCGAGGGCACGCAGACCAGGATCCACATCACCGAGACCCACACCACCCATCACTACCAGCAGCAACACGGAGAGCCTTATCCCCCGCAGCCGGCTGCTCAACACAAACAGAACCAGTTGGATTCTATGCTAGGAAATCTTCAGGCAGACATGAGTCGTCAAGGTGTCAACACCACTCAGAAGGGATGCTGCAGCGCCTGCGAGAAGCCGATTGTGGGACAA GTGATCACTGCCCTAGGGAAAACGTGGCATCCGGAGCACTTCACTTGCACCCATTGCAATCAAGAGCTGGGCACGAGGAACTTCTTCGAGAGGGAAGGTCAACCGTACTGCGAGTCCGACTACCATAATCTCTTCTCGCCCCGTTGCGCTTACTGCAACGGCCCAATTCTGGAC aaatGCGTGACTGCTCTGGAGAAGACCTGGCACACGGAACATTTCTTCTGTGCCCAGTGTGGCAAGCAATTTGGGGAGGAAGGTTTCCACGAGCGAGACGGGAAACCATACTGCAGGGAAGACTATTTCGACATGTTCGCGCCTAAGTGCGGCGGCTGCAACCGCGCCATCATGGAGAATTATATTTCCGCGTTGAACAGTCAGTGGCATCCTGACTGCTTTGTCTGCAGG gACTGCAGACAAAAGTTTCAAGGAGGTTCATTCTTTGATCATGAAGGCCTACCATACTGTGAGACACACTATCATGCCAAGAGAGGGTCCTTGTGCGCAGGATGCCACAAACCAATTACAG GTCGTTGCATAACAGCGATGTTCCGGAAGTTCCATCCGCAGCACTTTGTTTGCGCGTTCTGCCTGAAACAATTGAACAAAGGTACCTTCAAAGAACAAAACGACAAGCCCTACTGCCATGGATGTTTCGACAAGTTATTTGGCTAG
- the Pax gene encoding paxillin isoform X3, giving the protein MTDIMRPVSPITPVRLATIQKHARWEQYINALLADLQNTVSSEGNHVGSNATPGYGSLNGARTGAYRSYDNRTSPLPAQSPTYQNREAIEETIGKSSAGGKMPSLNNNLSELDTLLQDLSNAHYNSHYQERENRVSSGGMNGDSSPMLRSPSSMSASRPTVDSLLEELSTAVPNGDYPSDGRVKVTIQETSTEIQPVYEGYPSRQGSLNRSEAQRGYTNGHTASNATKELDDLMASLSDFKINSGSHQHQTVTESPYAKPNKATKSSQSPLPPEGTQTRIHITETHTTHHYQQQHGEPYPPQPAAQHKQNQLDSMLGNLQADMSRQGVNTTQKGCCSACEKPIVGQVITALGKTWHPEHFTCTHCNQELGTRNFFEREGQPYCESDYHNLFSPRCAYCNGPILDKCVTALEKTWHTEHFFCAQCGKQFGEEGFHERDGKPYCREDYFDMFAPKCGGCNRAIMENYISALNSQWHPDCFVCRDCRQKFQGGSFFDHEGLPYCETHYHAKRGSLCAGCHKPITGRCITAMFRKFHPQHFVCAFCLKQLNKGTFKEQNDKPYCHGCFDKLFG; this is encoded by the exons ATGACCGACATTATGAGACCCGTGTCACCGATCACACCGGTTCGTTTGGCGACTATCCAGAAACATGCACGCTGGGAACAATATATTA ATGCGCTACTGGCAGACCTGCAGAACACAGTGTCGTCGGAGGGAAACCACGTCGGTAGCAATGCGACGCCAGGTTACGGATCATTGAACGGCGCTCGAACCGGCGCGTATAGATCTTACGACAATCGCACGTCCCCACTTCCGGCGCAATCG CCGACCTATCAGAACCGGGAGGCCATCGAGGAGACAATCGGGAAAAGCAGCGCCGGAGGGAAGATGCCCTCGTTGAACAACAACCTATCGGAGCTGGACACTCTGCTCCAAGACCTCAGCAATGCTCATTACAACTCGCATTATCAAGAAAGAG AGAACCGCGTTTCCTCCGGCGGAATGAACGGAGACTCTAGTCCGATGCTTCGATCTCCGAGCAGCATGTCCGCTTCGAGGCCAACCGTGGACTCTTTGCTCGAGGAGCTAAGCACCGCGGTGCCCAATGG AGATTACCCTTCCGACGGAAGAGTGAAAGTTACCATTCAGGAGACGTCCACCGAGATTCAACCTGTCTACGAAGGCTACCCTTCGAGACAGGGCTCGTTAAATCGGTCCGAGGCGCAGAGAGGATACACGAATGGCCATACTGCCAGCAACGCTACCAAGGAGCTCGATGATCTCATGGCTTCCTTGTCCGATTTCAAG ATCAATAGTGGATCCCATCAGCATCAGACGGTAACCGAATCCCCGTACGCGAAGCCGAACAAAGCCACCAAGAGCTCGCAGAGTCCGCTGCCACCCGAGGGCACGCAGACCAGGATCCACATCACCGAGACCCACACCACCCATCACTACCAGCAGCAACACGGAGAGCCTTATCCCCCGCAGCCGGCTGCTCAACACAAACAGAACCAGTTGGATTCTATGCTAGGAAATCTTCAGGCAGACATGAGTCGTCAAGGTGTCAACACCACTCAGAAGGGATGCTGCAGCGCCTGCGAGAAGCCGATTGTGGGACAA GTGATCACTGCCCTAGGGAAAACGTGGCATCCGGAGCACTTCACTTGCACCCATTGCAATCAAGAGCTGGGCACGAGGAACTTCTTCGAGAGGGAAGGTCAACCGTACTGCGAGTCCGACTACCATAATCTCTTCTCGCCCCGTTGCGCTTACTGCAACGGCCCAATTCTGGAC aaatGCGTGACTGCTCTGGAGAAGACCTGGCACACGGAACATTTCTTCTGTGCCCAGTGTGGCAAGCAATTTGGGGAGGAAGGTTTCCACGAGCGAGACGGGAAACCATACTGCAGGGAAGACTATTTCGACATGTTCGCGCCTAAGTGCGGCGGCTGCAACCGCGCCATCATGGAGAATTATATTTCCGCGTTGAACAGTCAGTGGCATCCTGACTGCTTTGTCTGCAGG gACTGCAGACAAAAGTTTCAAGGAGGTTCATTCTTTGATCATGAAGGCCTACCATACTGTGAGACACACTATCATGCCAAGAGAGGGTCCTTGTGCGCAGGATGCCACAAACCAATTACAG GTCGTTGCATAACAGCGATGTTCCGGAAGTTCCATCCGCAGCACTTTGTTTGCGCGTTCTGCCTGAAACAATTGAACAAAGGTACCTTCAAAGAACAAAACGACAAGCCCTACTGCCATGGATGTTTCGACAAGTTATTTGGCTAG
- the Pax gene encoding paxillin isoform X1 gives MMEETCESQAQVESLYEVYNTEKAETNLFSLDALLADLQNTVSSEGNHVGSNATPGYGSLNGARTGAYRSYDNRTSPLPAQSPTYQNREAIEETIGKSSAGGKMPSLNNNLSELDTLLQDLSNAHYNSHYQERENRVSSGGMNGDSSPMLRSPSSMSASRPTVDSLLEELSTAVPNGDYPSDGRVKVTIQETSTEIQPVYEGYPSRQGSLNRSEAQRGYTNGHTASNATKELDDLMASLSDFKINSGSHQHQTVTESPYAKPNKATKSSQSPLPPEGTQTRIHITETHTTHHYQQQHGEPYPPQPAAQHKQNQLDSMLGNLQADMSRQGVNTTQKGCCSACEKPIVGQVITALGKTWHPEHFTCTHCNQELGTRNFFEREGQPYCESDYHNLFSPRCAYCNGPILDKCVTALEKTWHTEHFFCAQCGKQFGEEGFHERDGKPYCREDYFDMFAPKCGGCNRAIMENYISALNSQWHPDCFVCRDCRQKFQGGSFFDHEGLPYCETHYHAKRGSLCAGCHKPITGRCITAMFRKFHPQHFVCAFCLKQLNKGTFKEQNDKPYCHGCFDKLFG, from the exons ATGATGGAGGAAACATGCGAGTCGCAGGCCCAAGTGGAGAGCCTCTACGAAGTGTACAACACCGAGAAGGCAGAGACGAATCTTTTCAGCCTCG ATGCGCTACTGGCAGACCTGCAGAACACAGTGTCGTCGGAGGGAAACCACGTCGGTAGCAATGCGACGCCAGGTTACGGATCATTGAACGGCGCTCGAACCGGCGCGTATAGATCTTACGACAATCGCACGTCCCCACTTCCGGCGCAATCG CCGACCTATCAGAACCGGGAGGCCATCGAGGAGACAATCGGGAAAAGCAGCGCCGGAGGGAAGATGCCCTCGTTGAACAACAACCTATCGGAGCTGGACACTCTGCTCCAAGACCTCAGCAATGCTCATTACAACTCGCATTATCAAGAAAGAG AGAACCGCGTTTCCTCCGGCGGAATGAACGGAGACTCTAGTCCGATGCTTCGATCTCCGAGCAGCATGTCCGCTTCGAGGCCAACCGTGGACTCTTTGCTCGAGGAGCTAAGCACCGCGGTGCCCAATGG AGATTACCCTTCCGACGGAAGAGTGAAAGTTACCATTCAGGAGACGTCCACCGAGATTCAACCTGTCTACGAAGGCTACCCTTCGAGACAGGGCTCGTTAAATCGGTCCGAGGCGCAGAGAGGATACACGAATGGCCATACTGCCAGCAACGCTACCAAGGAGCTCGATGATCTCATGGCTTCCTTGTCCGATTTCAAG ATCAATAGTGGATCCCATCAGCATCAGACGGTAACCGAATCCCCGTACGCGAAGCCGAACAAAGCCACCAAGAGCTCGCAGAGTCCGCTGCCACCCGAGGGCACGCAGACCAGGATCCACATCACCGAGACCCACACCACCCATCACTACCAGCAGCAACACGGAGAGCCTTATCCCCCGCAGCCGGCTGCTCAACACAAACAGAACCAGTTGGATTCTATGCTAGGAAATCTTCAGGCAGACATGAGTCGTCAAGGTGTCAACACCACTCAGAAGGGATGCTGCAGCGCCTGCGAGAAGCCGATTGTGGGACAA GTGATCACTGCCCTAGGGAAAACGTGGCATCCGGAGCACTTCACTTGCACCCATTGCAATCAAGAGCTGGGCACGAGGAACTTCTTCGAGAGGGAAGGTCAACCGTACTGCGAGTCCGACTACCATAATCTCTTCTCGCCCCGTTGCGCTTACTGCAACGGCCCAATTCTGGAC aaatGCGTGACTGCTCTGGAGAAGACCTGGCACACGGAACATTTCTTCTGTGCCCAGTGTGGCAAGCAATTTGGGGAGGAAGGTTTCCACGAGCGAGACGGGAAACCATACTGCAGGGAAGACTATTTCGACATGTTCGCGCCTAAGTGCGGCGGCTGCAACCGCGCCATCATGGAGAATTATATTTCCGCGTTGAACAGTCAGTGGCATCCTGACTGCTTTGTCTGCAGG gACTGCAGACAAAAGTTTCAAGGAGGTTCATTCTTTGATCATGAAGGCCTACCATACTGTGAGACACACTATCATGCCAAGAGAGGGTCCTTGTGCGCAGGATGCCACAAACCAATTACAG GTCGTTGCATAACAGCGATGTTCCGGAAGTTCCATCCGCAGCACTTTGTTTGCGCGTTCTGCCTGAAACAATTGAACAAAGGTACCTTCAAAGAACAAAACGACAAGCCCTACTGCCATGGATGTTTCGACAAGTTATTTGGCTAG
- the Pax gene encoding paxillin isoform X6, with protein MMEETCESQAQVESLYEVYNTEKAETNLFSLDALLADLQNTVSSEGNHVGSNATPGYGSLNGARTGAYRSYDNRTSPLPAQSPTYQNREAIEETIGKSSAGGKMPSLNNNLSELDTLLQDLSNAHYNSHYQERENRVSSGGMNGDSSPMLRSPSSMSASRPTVDSLLEELSTAVPNGDYPSDGRVKVTIQETSTEIQPVYEGYPSRQGSLNRSEAQRGYTNGHTASNATKELDDLMASLSDFKINSGSHQHQTVTESPYAKPNKATKSSQSPLPPEGTQTRIHITETHTTHHYQQQHGEPYPPQPAAQHKQNQLDSMLGNLQADMSRQGVNTTQKGCCSACEKPIVGQVITALGKTWHPEHFTCTHCNQELGTRNFFEREGQPYCESDYHNLFSPRCAYCNGPILDKCVTALEKTWHTEHFFCAQCGKQFGEEGFHERDGKPYCREDYFDMFAPKCGGCNRAIMENYISALNSQWHPDCFVCRDCKKPVSGKSFYAMEGKPVCPKCVGVDDEEEEEEEEA; from the exons ATGATGGAGGAAACATGCGAGTCGCAGGCCCAAGTGGAGAGCCTCTACGAAGTGTACAACACCGAGAAGGCAGAGACGAATCTTTTCAGCCTCG ATGCGCTACTGGCAGACCTGCAGAACACAGTGTCGTCGGAGGGAAACCACGTCGGTAGCAATGCGACGCCAGGTTACGGATCATTGAACGGCGCTCGAACCGGCGCGTATAGATCTTACGACAATCGCACGTCCCCACTTCCGGCGCAATCG CCGACCTATCAGAACCGGGAGGCCATCGAGGAGACAATCGGGAAAAGCAGCGCCGGAGGGAAGATGCCCTCGTTGAACAACAACCTATCGGAGCTGGACACTCTGCTCCAAGACCTCAGCAATGCTCATTACAACTCGCATTATCAAGAAAGAG AGAACCGCGTTTCCTCCGGCGGAATGAACGGAGACTCTAGTCCGATGCTTCGATCTCCGAGCAGCATGTCCGCTTCGAGGCCAACCGTGGACTCTTTGCTCGAGGAGCTAAGCACCGCGGTGCCCAATGG AGATTACCCTTCCGACGGAAGAGTGAAAGTTACCATTCAGGAGACGTCCACCGAGATTCAACCTGTCTACGAAGGCTACCCTTCGAGACAGGGCTCGTTAAATCGGTCCGAGGCGCAGAGAGGATACACGAATGGCCATACTGCCAGCAACGCTACCAAGGAGCTCGATGATCTCATGGCTTCCTTGTCCGATTTCAAG ATCAATAGTGGATCCCATCAGCATCAGACGGTAACCGAATCCCCGTACGCGAAGCCGAACAAAGCCACCAAGAGCTCGCAGAGTCCGCTGCCACCCGAGGGCACGCAGACCAGGATCCACATCACCGAGACCCACACCACCCATCACTACCAGCAGCAACACGGAGAGCCTTATCCCCCGCAGCCGGCTGCTCAACACAAACAGAACCAGTTGGATTCTATGCTAGGAAATCTTCAGGCAGACATGAGTCGTCAAGGTGTCAACACCACTCAGAAGGGATGCTGCAGCGCCTGCGAGAAGCCGATTGTGGGACAA GTGATCACTGCCCTAGGGAAAACGTGGCATCCGGAGCACTTCACTTGCACCCATTGCAATCAAGAGCTGGGCACGAGGAACTTCTTCGAGAGGGAAGGTCAACCGTACTGCGAGTCCGACTACCATAATCTCTTCTCGCCCCGTTGCGCTTACTGCAACGGCCCAATTCTGGAC aaatGCGTGACTGCTCTGGAGAAGACCTGGCACACGGAACATTTCTTCTGTGCCCAGTGTGGCAAGCAATTTGGGGAGGAAGGTTTCCACGAGCGAGACGGGAAACCATACTGCAGGGAAGACTATTTCGACATGTTCGCGCCTAAGTGCGGCGGCTGCAACCGCGCCATCATGGAGAATTATATTTCCGCGTTGAACAGTCAGTGGCATCCTGACTGCTTTGTCTGCAGG GATTGCAAGAAACCGGTGTCCGGAAAGTCGTTTTACGCCATGGAGGGCAAACCCGTTTGCCCGAAGTGCGTGGGCGTtgacgacgaggaggaagaggaggaggaggaagcaTAA